One region of Turicibacter bilis genomic DNA includes:
- a CDS encoding ABC transporter permease produces MGVLLTVLEQGLIFGILALGVYLTYKVLDFADLSVEGTFPLGAAITAFLLTQDVTPLLAVLISFLGGMLAGAVTGILHVKLKITNLLSGILVMSGLYSINLRIMGKANIPLFNEERIFSGAIPILLTIVIIVVCVKIIVDLFLKTKFGFMIKATGDNPQLVTTLGVNLGWVKIVCLMVSNGLVALAGSLSAQYQGFADVGMGTGTIVIGLAAVIFGEAIFKKARWILPTTMAIIGAILYQGCTAIALQLGFPATDLKLLSALIVTLALALNNHKIKAFPTLLSKTSKPSNIKGGIARAKHSTIK; encoded by the coding sequence ATGGGAGTTTTATTAACAGTCTTAGAGCAAGGACTCATTTTTGGGATCTTGGCTCTAGGTGTTTATTTGACTTATAAAGTGTTAGATTTTGCTGATTTATCGGTTGAAGGAACCTTCCCACTAGGAGCGGCTATTACAGCCTTCCTTCTGACACAAGATGTCACTCCCCTACTCGCTGTGTTAATTTCTTTTTTAGGTGGCATGTTGGCTGGAGCTGTGACAGGAATTTTGCATGTTAAGCTTAAAATTACGAATTTGTTATCAGGAATTTTAGTGATGAGTGGTCTTTATTCCATTAACCTACGTATTATGGGAAAAGCGAATATTCCACTGTTTAATGAAGAACGTATTTTTTCAGGTGCGATTCCTATTTTATTAACCATTGTGATCATTGTAGTGTGTGTTAAAATCATCGTCGATTTATTTTTAAAAACGAAGTTTGGATTTATGATTAAGGCCACAGGAGATAATCCCCAATTAGTGACGACATTAGGGGTGAATCTAGGATGGGTTAAAATTGTATGTTTAATGGTTTCGAATGGATTGGTCGCTTTAGCAGGATCATTAAGTGCTCAGTATCAAGGATTTGCTGATGTTGGGATGGGAACAGGAACGATTGTCATTGGCTTAGCCGCCGTTATTTTCGGTGAAGCGATTTTTAAAAAAGCACGTTGGATTCTTCCAACCACGATGGCTATTATTGGAGCGATTTTATATCAAGGATGTACAGCTATTGCGTTACAGCTAGGATTCCCTGCAACAGATTTAAAATTATTAAGTGCGTTAATTGTTACATTAGCTTTAGCGTTAAATAATCATAAAATTAAAGCTTTTCCTACCCTATTATCTAAAACTTCGAAACCATCTAACATTAAAGGAGGGATTGCGCGTGCTAAACATTCAACAATTAAGTAA
- a CDS encoding ABC transporter substrate-binding protein: MKASKLLKFVGVGMVFSSFLFACSHKDSDVKTIGVLQYMEHGALDAAYEGFIAGLAEEGYIEGENIKIDLKNAQGDLTTAQTIANQYVSDDVDMMFAIATQAVQSAYNATKDIPILMTAVTDPVEAGVVKDWNQSGTNVTGTSDLTPVAKQMELITELVPEAKTVGVIYTTSEVNSEVQVKMAEEAASNLGLQVIRVGVTTVNDIPQAVASVIDKVDAMYAPTDNLIASSMPVLWNACLDKKVPIVAGVDTMVIDGGIATEGIDYYQLGYETGLMAAQVLEGKDPSTMPINTLQNTTLIVNQKNAEAIGLSIPDSILKGAEIIGGE; the protein is encoded by the coding sequence ATGAAAGCCAGCAAACTGTTAAAATTTGTAGGTGTTGGGATGGTTTTTAGTAGTTTTTTATTTGCTTGTAGTCATAAAGACTCAGATGTAAAAACGATAGGTGTTTTACAGTACATGGAGCATGGTGCATTAGATGCAGCTTACGAAGGTTTCATCGCAGGATTAGCCGAGGAAGGATATATTGAAGGGGAAAATATTAAAATTGATTTAAAAAATGCTCAAGGGGATCTTACAACCGCTCAAACTATTGCTAATCAGTATGTAAGTGACGATGTGGATATGATGTTCGCCATTGCAACACAAGCTGTTCAATCTGCCTATAATGCAACAAAAGACATTCCTATCTTAATGACTGCGGTGACTGATCCTGTTGAAGCTGGAGTCGTAAAAGACTGGAACCAGTCAGGAACAAATGTGACAGGAACGAGTGATTTAACGCCTGTTGCTAAACAAATGGAATTGATTACCGAGTTAGTTCCAGAGGCGAAAACAGTTGGTGTGATTTATACAACGAGTGAGGTCAATTCGGAAGTTCAAGTCAAGATGGCAGAAGAAGCCGCCTCTAACTTAGGGTTACAAGTGATTCGCGTGGGAGTCACAACGGTTAATGATATTCCTCAAGCAGTTGCATCTGTGATTGATAAAGTTGATGCGATGTATGCCCCAACTGATAACTTAATTGCAAGTTCGATGCCAGTTTTATGGAATGCTTGTTTAGATAAAAAAGTTCCCATTGTTGCTGGAGTGGATACGATGGTCATTGATGGTGGTATTGCAACTGAAGGGATTGATTACTATCAATTAGGATATGAGACAGGTTTAATGGCTGCTCAAGTATTAGAAGGAAAAGATCCAAGTACGATGCCAATTAATACCCTTCAAAATACAACGTTAATCGTGAATCAAAAAAATGCAGAAGCCATTGGATTATCCATTCCTGATTCGATTTTAAAAGGTGCTGAAATTATAGGAGGTGAATAA
- a CDS encoding HutP family protein, producing MKEFSSLDVAKAAVKVSMTASRSEEDQLVRELRSQGIYATAVDIGGNLIQSIPKIIERAIIASRKTNVTKESFILDGAVAGATRDAIMQVSMKATGLNAGGKVAIARCGENLTVCIFLSIGLLHLDDVVIGLAHRSVPANL from the coding sequence ATGAAAGAATTTAGTAGTTTAGATGTAGCTAAAGCGGCTGTTAAAGTTTCAATGACCGCATCGAGAAGTGAAGAAGATCAATTAGTTCGTGAATTAAGATCGCAAGGTATTTATGCCACTGCAGTGGATATCGGGGGAAATTTAATTCAATCCATTCCTAAAATTATTGAGCGTGCGATTATTGCCTCACGTAAAACAAATGTGACAAAAGAATCTTTTATTTTAGATGGAGCTGTTGCAGGTGCAACACGTGATGCCATTATGCAAGTTTCAATGAAAGCAACTGGGTTAAATGCAGGAGGTAAAGTTGCCATTGCTCGCTGTGGTGAAAATTTAACCGTCTGTATTTTCTTAAGTATTGGGTTACTTCATTTAGATGATGTCGTCATCGGTCTCGCCCATCGTTCAGTACCTGCAAATCTGTAA
- a CDS encoding DUF1349 domain-containing protein: MLLKGYNSTWIYEPKEYNLSDEKLMIKTEPKTDFWQRTYYGFQNDNAPALLIHTSEKYFSFSVKTQFNSKHRFDQCGVIIYQDSDNWFKASIEYENENYQRLGSVVTNHGYSDWATTDIPAKQKEMYYRLSRRGSDYCIENSYDGIHYKQMRIFHLFEGQGEIRIGVYACSPEDSSFEATFTEIQFTECKWEEHK; this comes from the coding sequence ATGTTGTTGAAAGGTTATAATTCTACTTGGATTTACGAACCTAAAGAATATAATTTATCAGATGAAAAATTAATGATTAAGACGGAACCTAAAACAGATTTTTGGCAAAGAACCTACTACGGCTTTCAAAATGACAATGCGCCTGCATTACTGATTCATACAAGTGAAAAATATTTTTCTTTTAGTGTGAAAACACAATTTAACAGTAAACATCGATTTGACCAATGTGGGGTCATAATTTATCAAGATAGTGATAATTGGTTTAAAGCATCTATAGAATATGAAAATGAGAACTATCAACGATTAGGGAGTGTTGTGACTAATCATGGGTATTCAGATTGGGCAACAACAGATATCCCAGCTAAACAAAAAGAAATGTATTATAGGCTCAGCCGACGTGGTAGTGATTATTGTATTGAAAATTCATATGATGGAATTCATTATAAACAAATGAGGATTTTCCATTTATTTGAGGGGCAAGGCGAAATAAGAATTGGAGTATATGCTTGTAGTCCAGAAGATTCTTCATTTGAAGCCACTTTTACAGAAATCCAATTTACAGAATGTAAATGGGAAGAACATAAGTAA
- a CDS encoding FAD-dependent oxidoreductase, translating into MRVPLWLDTVSAPNYPTLTHPLDVDVCIVGAGITGVTLAYLLKDTDLKVVLIDSDHVLHGTTAYTTAKVTAQHDIVYDEIIHSYGEYQAKCYANAQTDALYFIEQTIQQLKIDCEFERKFAAIYTQDPTYVPVLEKEFKAYQTLGLKGNLVDELDLPFAIEKALILEDQAQFHPLKYTLGLLNSIAEASNIEVYENTPATDIKKQDSAYVIETASHVEIRAQKVIQTSHFPFYDDLALLFAKIEPSRSYLIACEGAQNLPEGMYLSYEQPTHSVRTYQDLLLIGGEDHRTGNQEDTVAKYEALKGFAHQNFHVDDVIYEWSTQDYETVDKLPFVGRMQENDNIFVATGFRKWGMTNSTAAALLLRDLILDKENPYEPLFSPQRKNLKAQIKNLIFYNAQVAFELLKGKLQHVEGVTSLNPGEATVISTDEGKYGVYKDENEELFVVDITCPHLGCELNFNRAECTWDCPCHASRFSYKGEIISGPAHYSLKSTKNKIDPNLF; encoded by the coding sequence ATGCGTGTTCCTTTATGGTTAGATACGGTTTCGGCACCCAATTATCCGACACTTACTCATCCTCTAGATGTTGATGTGTGTATTGTTGGAGCTGGAATTACTGGTGTGACGTTAGCTTATTTACTCAAAGATACTGATTTAAAAGTTGTTTTAATTGATTCCGATCATGTTTTACATGGGACGACGGCTTATACAACAGCAAAAGTGACGGCCCAGCATGATATTGTTTATGATGAAATTATCCATTCTTACGGTGAATATCAAGCTAAGTGCTATGCGAATGCTCAAACAGATGCCCTTTATTTCATTGAGCAAACCATTCAGCAATTAAAGATTGACTGTGAATTTGAACGAAAATTTGCAGCAATTTATACGCAAGATCCTACGTATGTTCCTGTGCTTGAAAAAGAGTTTAAAGCTTATCAAACGTTAGGGTTAAAGGGAAATTTGGTAGATGAATTAGATTTACCTTTTGCGATTGAGAAAGCATTGATTTTAGAGGATCAGGCACAGTTTCATCCCTTAAAATATACACTTGGCTTACTCAACTCTATTGCAGAAGCTTCTAATATTGAAGTTTATGAAAATACGCCTGCCACAGATATAAAAAAACAAGATTCTGCTTATGTGATTGAGACAGCTTCTCATGTGGAAATTCGTGCCCAAAAAGTGATTCAAACCTCACACTTCCCTTTTTATGACGATCTTGCCCTACTCTTTGCTAAAATTGAACCTTCTCGTTCTTATTTAATTGCTTGTGAGGGAGCACAAAATTTACCCGAAGGGATGTATTTGTCTTACGAACAGCCGACGCACTCCGTTCGAACCTATCAAGATTTATTACTCATTGGTGGTGAAGATCATCGAACAGGAAATCAAGAAGATACAGTGGCTAAGTATGAGGCATTAAAAGGTTTTGCTCATCAGAATTTTCATGTCGATGATGTGATTTATGAATGGTCAACACAAGATTATGAGACGGTTGATAAGCTTCCTTTTGTCGGTCGGATGCAAGAGAATGATAATATCTTTGTCGCAACAGGTTTTCGAAAATGGGGAATGACGAATAGTACGGCAGCTGCCCTACTTTTACGTGACTTAATTTTAGACAAAGAAAATCCATATGAACCTTTATTTAGTCCACAACGTAAAAATTTAAAAGCACAAATCAAAAATCTAATCTTTTATAATGCTCAAGTGGCGTTTGAATTGTTGAAAGGAAAATTACAACACGTAGAAGGAGTAACCTCACTTAATCCTGGTGAAGCGACAGTTATTTCTACAGATGAAGGAAAATATGGCGTTTATAAAGATGAAAATGAGGAGTTATTTGTTGTCGACATTACGTGCCCTCACTTAGGATGTGAGTTGAATTTCAATCGTGCAGAATGTACATGGGATTGTCCATGTCATGCCTCACGTTTCTCATATAAAGGTGAGATTATTTCGGGACCTGCTCATTATTCATTGAAGTCGACGAAAAATAAAATTGATCCGAACCTCTTTTAA
- a CDS encoding efflux RND transporter permease subunit: MKKFYMSLVNHRKTMVMIFTMVFVVCLLLGNLVKVNYDINDYLPESSPSTVSLELMQEEFDGGIPNARIMISDVTIPEALEYKEKLEAVDGVTAVTWLDDVVSIFVPLSTLDTDTLETYYKDNNALFTVTIEEDRRIEAVSSIRELIGEDNAMTGSAVSTAISTTETVLEINKISIFTVLFVLVVLVMTTNSWMEPLIVLIGLGLAIVINNGTNLIFGEISFVTNAAGSILQLAVSLDYSVFLLHRFEECRQENPDVKAAMTEALCKSTSSILSSGLTTVIGFLALVLMQFRLGPDLGLALAKGVAISLITVFVFMPSFILLTYKWLDKTRHKELLPKFDLFGKIVKKVTIPMVCIFVILIIPAYLASNANDYYYGSSNIFGSETQLGSDTAVIESVFGKSDTYVLMVPVGDTATETELSQELNSLPQVTSIISYVDLAGAEIPLEYLDENTLSQLISKNYSRMVLSVDVPYEGEDAFSLVEQVRDIAQKYYSDTYYLAGEGVSTYDLMETVTNDMVKVNLMAIAAVFIVLLLSLRSISLPIVLVLSIETAIWINLSIPYFMDTPIFYIAYLIISSIQLGATVDYAILMTDRYKENREMMNKKAAVIQTISDVTVSILTSGSVLTVVGLLLGYITTNQLLGQLGIFIGRGAILSLIIVLFVLPGLLYLFDPLIIRKRKIKQIQMGAD, encoded by the coding sequence ATGAAAAAATTCTATATGAGTCTCGTAAATCATCGGAAAACGATGGTTATGATTTTTACGATGGTTTTTGTGGTGTGTTTATTACTTGGGAATCTAGTTAAGGTCAATTATGATATTAATGACTATCTGCCAGAGAGTAGTCCCTCTACAGTATCCCTTGAGTTGATGCAAGAAGAGTTCGATGGGGGGATTCCTAATGCGCGTATCATGATTTCTGATGTTACAATTCCAGAGGCTTTGGAATATAAAGAGAAGTTGGAAGCTGTTGATGGAGTCACAGCTGTTACTTGGCTAGATGATGTGGTCAGTATTTTTGTTCCTCTTTCAACACTAGATACTGATACTCTCGAAACTTATTATAAGGATAATAATGCATTGTTTACAGTGACCATTGAGGAAGATCGTCGTATTGAAGCGGTATCTAGTATTCGTGAGCTCATAGGTGAAGATAATGCGATGACAGGAAGTGCTGTTTCAACCGCTATTTCAACGACTGAGACTGTTTTAGAAATCAATAAAATTTCAATTTTTACAGTTTTGTTCGTTTTAGTTGTCCTAGTGATGACGACAAATTCATGGATGGAGCCACTGATTGTTCTGATCGGCCTTGGTCTTGCTATCGTCATTAATAATGGAACGAATTTGATTTTTGGTGAGATATCGTTTGTTACGAATGCAGCAGGAAGTATTTTACAACTTGCAGTCTCGTTAGACTATTCGGTATTTTTGCTTCATCGTTTTGAAGAATGCCGTCAAGAAAATCCAGACGTTAAAGCTGCGATGACGGAGGCACTTTGTAAGTCAACATCCTCGATCCTTTCTAGTGGATTGACAACAGTTATTGGTTTTTTGGCACTAGTACTGATGCAATTTAGACTAGGACCTGATCTTGGCCTTGCTTTGGCAAAGGGTGTGGCAATTAGTTTGATTACGGTATTTGTTTTCATGCCGTCATTTATTTTATTGACCTATAAATGGTTAGATAAAACAAGACATAAAGAATTATTACCTAAGTTCGATTTATTTGGAAAGATTGTGAAAAAAGTTACAATTCCTATGGTTTGTATTTTTGTTATTCTCATTATACCTGCTTATTTAGCTTCTAATGCTAATGATTATTATTATGGTTCATCTAATATTTTTGGTAGTGAAACCCAACTAGGATCAGATACAGCTGTAATCGAATCAGTGTTTGGCAAAAGTGATACCTATGTGCTGATGGTGCCAGTAGGGGATACAGCAACTGAAACAGAACTTTCTCAGGAATTAAATAGCCTACCACAAGTCACAAGTATTATTTCTTATGTGGATCTGGCTGGGGCAGAGATTCCACTGGAATATCTAGACGAAAATACACTCTCACAGTTGATATCAAAAAATTATAGTCGAATGGTGTTATCAGTTGATGTTCCTTATGAGGGAGAAGATGCCTTTTCTTTAGTTGAACAAGTTCGCGACATCGCACAAAAATATTATTCTGATACGTATTATTTAGCTGGTGAGGGTGTCAGCACGTATGATTTGATGGAGACTGTAACCAATGATATGGTTAAGGTTAATTTGATGGCAATTGCAGCCGTATTTATTGTTCTCTTATTATCACTACGATCAATTTCTTTGCCAATTGTTTTAGTACTTAGTATTGAAACAGCCATATGGATAAATCTATCTATCCCATACTTTATGGATACGCCTATTTTTTATATTGCTTATTTGATTATCAGTTCTATTCAGCTTGGGGCAACTGTGGATTATGCTATTTTAATGACCGATCGATATAAGGAAAATCGTGAAATGATGAACAAAAAAGCAGCGGTTATTCAAACAATTTCTGATGTGACTGTTTCTATCTTGACATCAGGAAGTGTCTTAACGGTAGTTGGCTTATTACTTGGATATATTACGACAAATCAGCTGTTAGGACAGCTTGGTATTTTTATTGGACGCGGTGCTATCTTATCATTAATCATTGTATTGTTTGTGCTACCGGGACTTTTATATCTATTTGACCCATTAATTATTCGGAAAAGGAAAATCAAGCAGATACAAATGGGAGCTGATTAA
- the msrB gene encoding peptide-methionine (R)-S-oxide reductase MsrB, whose protein sequence is MTKYMKPSPEELRMNLTPLQYEVTQNNATEQPFYNEYDQHFEEGIYVDVVSGEPLFLSCDKFNSGCGWPAFSKPISRQMIKEKADWSHNMHRIEVRSAQADSHLGHVFNDGPIEQGGLRYCINSAALRFIPKEEMQAAGYGEYLPLLRLNE, encoded by the coding sequence ATGACGAAATATATGAAACCATCACCAGAAGAATTAAGAATGAATTTGACACCTTTACAATATGAGGTGACACAAAATAATGCAACCGAACAACCGTTTTATAACGAATATGATCAGCATTTTGAAGAAGGGATTTATGTCGATGTTGTCAGTGGGGAACCCTTGTTTTTATCGTGTGATAAATTTAATTCGGGTTGTGGGTGGCCTGCTTTTTCAAAACCTATTTCACGCCAAATGATTAAGGAAAAGGCAGATTGGTCACATAACATGCATCGTATTGAGGTTAGAAGTGCACAAGCAGATTCTCATTTAGGCCATGTGTTTAATGATGGACCGATTGAACAAGGAGGATTACGTTATTGCATCAATTCGGCGGCTTTACGATTTATTCCAAAGGAAGAGATGCAAGCAGCGGGTTATGGGGAGTATTTACCGTTATTACGTTTAAATGAATGA
- a CDS encoding serine hydrolase domain-containing protein, with translation MKNQLQLIALVSILMVIGGCSPQLKALNVVPKPEIETVELESLEVVSEIISSNYQPLAESLDAYLLDQSFNGVTLVASGDQIILLKAYGLAQVNEQEEMTVDHQFQIASVSKSFVAVSILQLVEAGKLTLDQTIDKYFPDMPNAELITIHQLLTHTSGLYSGDDLTNYSQVTTVDEIIAPAFKSSNLYYEEPGTYSIYSNLGYDVLGAIIEQVSGQTYADYIEEHVLIPAGMTQSGLNMEGLVLENMATAYNGNISEGDEAKVLHPSFGYSSGGLHSTAMDLYKYDRALHSNLLISQESYDLMTQESSKVGTKSYGYGWYVNTGVEDTVSHPGNLIGWHSMLLRHQEDKVTVILLTNHDENDMFMAYNLARLVLAEVQ, from the coding sequence ATGAAGAATCAACTACAATTAATAGCTTTAGTAAGTATCCTCATGGTGATAGGTGGATGTTCTCCCCAACTCAAGGCATTAAATGTTGTTCCAAAACCGGAGATAGAAACAGTAGAGTTAGAATCATTAGAAGTAGTGAGTGAAATAATTTCATCTAATTATCAGCCATTGGCTGAATCGTTAGATGCCTATTTACTTGATCAATCATTTAATGGTGTAACATTAGTCGCTTCAGGTGATCAAATTATTCTGTTAAAAGCGTATGGATTAGCTCAAGTGAATGAGCAGGAAGAAATGACAGTCGATCATCAATTTCAAATTGCTTCTGTTTCAAAGTCATTTGTCGCTGTTAGCATTTTACAATTAGTTGAAGCGGGAAAATTAACATTAGATCAGACGATTGATAAGTATTTTCCAGATATGCCAAATGCAGAGTTAATAACGATTCATCAATTGTTAACGCATACATCAGGCTTATACTCAGGTGATGATCTAACAAATTACAGTCAGGTAACAACTGTTGACGAAATTATTGCACCTGCGTTTAAGTCTTCGAATTTATATTATGAGGAGCCAGGAACGTATTCAATTTATTCAAATTTAGGCTATGATGTCTTAGGAGCCATTATTGAACAGGTTAGTGGTCAAACTTATGCAGACTATATTGAAGAACATGTTTTGATTCCTGCCGGAATGACTCAATCTGGTTTGAATATGGAAGGATTAGTATTAGAAAATATGGCAACAGCTTATAATGGGAATATCTCCGAGGGCGATGAAGCTAAAGTCTTACATCCATCCTTTGGTTATTCCTCTGGTGGACTTCATTCGACAGCCATGGATTTATATAAATACGATCGTGCGTTACATTCTAATCTGTTAATTTCACAGGAAAGTTACGATTTAATGACTCAAGAGTCTTCGAAAGTTGGAACTAAATCATATGGTTATGGTTGGTATGTCAATACGGGGGTAGAGGACACAGTTTCTCACCCTGGAAATTTAATTGGTTGGCATTCGATGTTACTCCGTCATCAAGAAGATAAAGTTACGGTCATTTTATTAACAAATCATGATGAAAATGACATGTTCATGGCTTATAATCTGGCTCGTTTAGTTTTAGCGGAAGTGCAATAG
- the metK gene encoding methionine adenosyltransferase: MKQRKLFTSESVTEGHPDKVCDQISDAVLDAVLAQDSMARVACETVASKDLVLVTGEITTTATVDFEAIVRQTIREIGYTAKEIGLDADNCRVMVELNAQSPDIAQGVDASLEAREQDEEEAVIGAGDQGLMFGYACRETEELMPLPISLAHKLAKKLSEVRKNGTLDYLRPDGKTQVTVEYNEVNEPVRVDTIVISTQHDEEVSHAQIVADLKAHVIETIIDPALMDEATRIFINPTGRFVIGGPDGDAGLTGRKIIVDTYGGYARHGGGAFSGKDSTKVDRSAAYMARFIAKNIVANGLAEKCEIQLSYAIGVAEPTSILVEDFGTANVSNEQLVNIIKRNFKLHPQGIIEMLQLRQPIFKQTAAYGHFGQANLPWEQVIELAV; encoded by the coding sequence ATGAAACAACGTAAATTATTCACATCAGAATCAGTAACAGAAGGGCATCCAGATAAAGTTTGTGACCAAATTTCAGATGCAGTTTTAGATGCAGTTTTAGCACAAGATTCAATGGCGCGTGTCGCATGTGAAACAGTTGCTTCAAAGGATTTAGTTTTAGTGACAGGAGAGATTACAACGACAGCGACAGTTGATTTTGAAGCGATTGTTCGTCAAACGATTCGTGAAATCGGATATACAGCAAAAGAAATTGGATTAGATGCAGATAACTGCCGCGTGATGGTAGAGTTAAATGCACAATCACCTGATATTGCACAAGGGGTTGATGCTTCATTAGAAGCGCGCGAGCAAGATGAAGAAGAGGCAGTGATCGGAGCGGGCGATCAAGGATTAATGTTTGGTTATGCTTGTCGTGAGACTGAAGAGTTAATGCCGTTACCCATTTCATTAGCTCATAAATTAGCTAAAAAATTAAGTGAAGTTCGTAAAAATGGAACATTAGACTACTTACGTCCAGATGGAAAAACACAAGTAACGGTTGAATACAATGAAGTAAATGAACCAGTACGCGTTGATACGATCGTTATTTCAACTCAACATGATGAAGAAGTGTCACATGCACAAATCGTTGCTGATTTAAAAGCGCATGTCATTGAAACAATCATTGATCCTGCTTTAATGGATGAAGCAACTCGTATTTTCATTAACCCAACCGGACGCTTTGTGATTGGTGGACCAGATGGAGATGCTGGATTAACAGGACGTAAAATCATTGTTGATACATATGGTGGATATGCCCGTCACGGTGGAGGAGCTTTCTCTGGAAAAGACTCAACAAAAGTAGACCGTTCAGCAGCTTACATGGCACGTTTCATTGCTAAAAATATCGTTGCGAATGGTTTAGCTGAAAAATGTGAGATTCAATTATCTTATGCCATTGGGGTTGCTGAACCAACATCGATTTTAGTTGAAGATTTCGGAACTGCAAACGTTTCAAATGAGCAATTAGTTAACATCATTAAACGTAATTTCAAGTTACATCCACAAGGAATTATTGAAATGTTACAATTACGTCAACCCATCTTTAAACAAACAGCCGCATATGGTCACTTTGGACAAGCCAACTTACCTTGGGAACAAGTGATCGAATTAGCAGTATAA
- the speB gene encoding agmatinase, producing MQNRLSNAAQFLAMEASYEDADVVVFGAPFDGTTSYRPGTRFAAQQMRCESDGIETYSPLLDLDLEDYSICDAGDVALSNGNTPKILSEIEEVAAGIINDHKKPLMIGGEHLVTLPVIEALVKKHPNIHILHFDAHTDLRETYNNEKLSHATVIRRCWDILGDGRIYQFGIRSGMKQEFDFALKDHHTYMEPFTVHSVKDIVAQLSGKKVYITIDLDILDPSIFPGTGTPEPGGITYRELETVFKAIKAADIELVGADMVELSPHYDTANVSTIVACKVLRELALLVASK from the coding sequence ATGCAAAATCGTCTAAGTAATGCAGCTCAGTTTTTAGCTATGGAAGCCTCTTATGAAGACGCAGATGTGGTTGTCTTCGGTGCTCCATTTGATGGAACAACCTCTTATCGTCCAGGAACGCGATTTGCCGCGCAACAGATGCGTTGTGAATCAGATGGGATCGAAACGTACAGTCCATTGCTTGATTTAGATTTAGAAGATTATTCGATTTGTGATGCGGGAGATGTCGCTTTATCGAACGGAAATACACCGAAAATCTTATCTGAGATAGAAGAAGTTGCAGCGGGAATTATTAATGATCATAAAAAGCCATTAATGATTGGTGGAGAGCATTTGGTAACACTTCCAGTTATTGAAGCATTAGTGAAAAAGCATCCTAATATTCATATTCTACATTTTGATGCGCATACAGACTTACGTGAAACGTATAACAATGAAAAATTATCGCATGCAACAGTTATTCGTCGTTGTTGGGATATTCTTGGTGATGGTCGCATTTATCAGTTTGGTATTCGTTCAGGAATGAAGCAAGAGTTCGATTTTGCTTTAAAAGATCACCATACTTATATGGAGCCATTCACTGTTCATAGCGTGAAAGATATTGTGGCACAGTTATCAGGGAAAAAAGTATATATCACGATTGATTTAGATATTTTAGATCCATCTATTTTCCCTGGAACTGGAACGCCAGAACCAGGTGGAATTACATATCGTGAACTAGAGACGGTGTTTAAAGCAATTAAAGCAGCTGACATCGAATTAGTTGGAGCCGATATGGTTGAATTAAGTCCACATTATGATACAGCTAACGTATCAACGATTGTGGCATGTAAAGTATTAAGAGAATTAGCATTATTAGTAGCAAGTAAATAG